From the genome of Terriglobales bacterium, one region includes:
- a CDS encoding haloacid dehalogenase type II — protein MLTFDCYGTLIDWETGILGALRPLVKAHGKTLSDRELLEVYGELEAEVERGPYRKYRVVLREVVRGFGERLGFAAGEAEMDALPDSLGQWPPFPDTVAALRRLKAKHKLAIISNTDDALFAETAKLLEVPFDAVITAEQCRSYKPSLNNFRVALERLGVEKEKVLHCGQSRHHDIAPAKQLGLANVLVTRRGQGAVVANAAQPDLEVPNLKTLADRAGV, from the coding sequence CCGCTGGTGAAAGCTCACGGCAAGACGCTCTCGGACCGCGAACTGCTCGAGGTCTACGGCGAGCTGGAAGCCGAGGTCGAGCGCGGTCCCTACCGGAAGTATCGCGTGGTGCTGCGCGAAGTGGTGCGCGGATTCGGCGAGCGGCTCGGCTTCGCCGCCGGCGAAGCGGAGATGGATGCGCTGCCCGATTCGCTCGGCCAGTGGCCTCCGTTTCCCGACACGGTCGCGGCGCTGCGCAGGCTGAAGGCGAAGCACAAGCTCGCGATCATCTCCAACACCGATGACGCGCTGTTCGCCGAGACCGCGAAGCTGCTCGAGGTCCCGTTCGACGCGGTCATCACGGCGGAGCAGTGCCGCAGCTACAAGCCTTCCCTCAACAACTTCCGCGTCGCGCTGGAGCGCCTGGGAGTCGAGAAGGAGAAGGTGCTGCACTGCGGCCAGAGCCGACATCACGACATCGCGCCGGCGAAGCAGCTGGGGCTCGCGAACGTGCTGGTGACGCGGCGCGGCCAGGGCGCGGTCGTGGCCAACGCCGCGCAGCCCGACCTGGAAGTTCCCAACCTGAAGACGCTGGCGGACAGAGCGGGAGTCTAG